In one window of Henckelia pumila isolate YLH828 chromosome 1, ASM3356847v2, whole genome shotgun sequence DNA:
- the LOC140891442 gene encoding E3 ubiquitin-protein ligase SIS3-like, with the protein MAIRGVDFKWYDGFFLSMLATSIIIVAINWKRYHLCTHPLHIWIVVDYTAVFVFRLLMFVDNGLAAGMGLDFGWQQRYARFCGRIVVLSILAMLLYPFLWTWTIIGTQWFSSARDCLPEEGQKWGFLIWLLFSYCGLVCIAGISLGMWLTRRQAHQLRAQQGIPVSEYGVLVDMVRVPDWAFEAAGQEMRGMGQDAAPYQPGLYLTSAQREAVEALIQELPKFRMKAVPTDCNECPICLEEFHVGNEVRGLPCAHNFHVECIDEWLRLNVKCPRCRCSVFPNLDLSAISSIHTDLERSSSNVITTTRYVRNYTPSQRYLLRLQGLLRPVSAENSSSGREADGAATPSSRGIQAATHDVEIGERVQVVVEESSLHQS; encoded by the exons ATGGCGATTAGAGGCGTTGATTTCAAGTG GTACGATGGGTTCTTCTTGTCTATGCTGGCTACAAGTAT AATTATTGTGGCGATCAATTGGAAGCGGTACCATCTATGTACACATCCATTGCATATATGGATTGTA GTAGACTACACAGCAGTGTTTGTTTTCCGGCTCTTGATGTTCGTGGATAACGGACTGGCTGCTGGAATGGGGCT GGATTTCGGTTGGCAGCAGAGATATGCACGTTTCTGTGGAAGGATTGTTGTGCTTTCCATTCTTGCTATGCTCTTATATCCCTTCCTTTGGACTTGGACTATTATCGGTACCCAATGGTTCTCTAGTGCTAGAGATTGT CTGCCTGAAGAAGGTCAGAAGTGGGGCTTCCTTATTTGGCTGCTTTTCAGCTATTGTGGACTTGTGTGCATTGCTGGCATCTCTTTGGGAATG TGGTTAACAAGAAGACAGGCACATCAATTGCGTGCACAACAGGGGATTCCTGTTTCAGAATATGGA GTTTTGGTAGACATGGTTAGAGTACCAGATTGGGCTTTTGAAGCTGCTGGCCAAGAAATGAGAGGGATGGGTCAAGATGCCGCTCCTTATCAACCTGGACTGTATTTGACTTCTGCTCAG AGAGAAGCAGTGGAGGCGCTTATTCAAGAACTTCCTAAGTTCAGAATGAAGGCCGTGCCTACTGATTGCAACGAGTGTCCTATATGCTTGGAAGAATTTCACGTGGGAAATGAG GTTCGCGGACTTCCTTGCGCTCACAACTTTCACGTGGAATGTATAGATGAGTGGCTCCGGCTAAACGTAAAATGCCCTAGATGCCGTTGTTCTGTCTTTCCAAATCTTGATCTAAGTGCAATATCTAGCATTCACACTGATTTGGAGAGGTCATCTTCCAATGTTATTACAACAACTCGATATGTTAGAAACTATACTCCTAGTCAGAGATATCTTCTAAGGTTACAGGGTTTACTCCGCCCTGTCAGCGCTGAGAATTCTTCGTCCGGCAGAGAGGCAGATGGTGCTGCAACACCATCAAGCAGAGGGATCCAAGCGGCTACTCATGATGTGGAAATAGGGGAACGCGTGCAAGTGGTGGTTGAAGAGTCGTCCCTGCACCAATCTTGA